Proteins found in one Litorihabitans aurantiacus genomic segment:
- the xseA gene encoding exodeoxyribonuclease VII large subunit, which produces MTSSPAPQPLPERALDTTAERPWPLRLLSAKMADYIGKMSPVWVEGQIVEANRRAGMSFFTLRDNAADMSLRLTAFSEVLDRVATPLAPGTHVVVQAKPSFYAKRGDLSLQARDIRPVGLGELLARIEQLRRVLAAEGLFDARRKRALPFLPACVGLVCGREAKAMDDVLVNARDRFPEVRFEVRQVAVQGVKAVGEVSRAITELDANPEVDVIVVTRGGGSVEDLLPFSNEALVRVVSEATTPIVSAIGHETDAPLLDLVADYRASTPTDAAKRVVPDVVAERHGLDTARRRLEHAVGARLRAEQERLTALRTRPVMADPSVMVTSREESLARDVAGMRRTLDARLERAAVGIGALASQVRALSPQSTLERGYAVLRTSEGHVVQDATEVTDGQPLEAFVASGRLALAVTGTSPAAPSSPAAPSTSQTTPTTPTISG; this is translated from the coding sequence GTGACCTCCTCCCCCGCACCGCAGCCGCTGCCCGAGCGCGCCCTCGACACCACCGCCGAGCGTCCGTGGCCGCTGCGCCTGCTCTCGGCGAAGATGGCCGACTACATCGGGAAGATGTCGCCCGTCTGGGTCGAGGGGCAGATCGTCGAGGCCAACCGTCGTGCCGGGATGAGCTTCTTCACCCTGCGCGACAACGCGGCCGACATGTCCCTGCGCCTGACCGCGTTCTCCGAGGTGCTCGACCGCGTCGCGACGCCGCTGGCACCGGGCACGCACGTCGTCGTGCAGGCCAAGCCGTCCTTCTACGCCAAGCGCGGCGACCTCTCGCTCCAGGCGCGCGACATCCGCCCCGTGGGGCTGGGTGAGCTCCTCGCGCGGATCGAGCAGCTCCGCCGGGTCCTCGCCGCCGAGGGCCTGTTCGACGCGCGGCGCAAGCGAGCCCTCCCGTTCCTGCCCGCGTGCGTCGGGCTCGTCTGCGGCCGCGAGGCCAAGGCGATGGACGACGTCCTCGTCAACGCCCGCGACCGCTTCCCCGAGGTGCGGTTCGAGGTGCGCCAGGTCGCGGTGCAGGGGGTCAAGGCCGTCGGCGAGGTCAGCCGCGCCATCACCGAGCTCGACGCGAACCCCGAGGTCGACGTCATCGTCGTGACCCGCGGGGGTGGTTCCGTGGAGGACCTGCTCCCGTTCTCCAACGAGGCGCTCGTCCGTGTCGTGTCCGAGGCGACCACGCCGATCGTCTCCGCCATCGGCCACGAGACCGACGCCCCGCTCCTCGACCTCGTCGCCGACTACCGCGCCTCGACGCCGACGGACGCGGCCAAGCGGGTCGTGCCCGACGTCGTCGCCGAGCGCCACGGCCTCGACACCGCGCGCCGCCGCCTCGAGCACGCCGTCGGCGCGCGGCTGCGCGCCGAGCAGGAGCGCCTCACCGCGCTGCGCACCCGGCCGGTCATGGCCGACCCGTCGGTCATGGTGACGAGCCGCGAGGAGTCCCTCGCGCGCGACGTGGCCGGGATGCGCCGGACGCTCGACGCCCGGCTGGAGCGCGCCGCCGTCGGGATCGGTGCGCTCGCGTCCCAGGTGCGCGCCCTGTCCCCGCAGTCCACCCTCGAGCGCGGCTACGCCGTGCTGCGGACCTCGGAGGGTCATGTCGTGCAGGACGCGACCGAGGTGACCGACGGCCAGCCGCTCGAGGCCTTCGTCGCCTCCGGGCGGCTCGCGCTCGCCGTCACCGGCACGTCGCCCGCGGCGCCGTCCTCC